CTCGACCTCGCCTGCCACCTGGTCGTCTTGTCCCTCGCCATTCGGAGTGTTTGAATTGCCATCGTCATCGCCATCAAGGATTTGACTGAAATTCGCGATCAACCAGGCATAGTTGAGTGTACCAGTGTTTTCACCCGGATCGAAATCGTAGAACAGCTTGACTCCCAGGTACTGGTTAACATTGGGAGCCGCCACATAGAAGCCAAAGTTCCATTTGGCGTAATCCTTGTCGTATCCCGTGCCGCCATACTTCCCGGTTTCTACGTAGTAGATACCTGGTGCCACCGCGTAAACAGGGGACTGCCCATACCGCCCATGGGCCATCAGGGCCAGGAAAACGTCGGCTTCATTATTGCCATCCAAGTCTAATTCAGTCCACACCAACTTGCTGTTACTTCCAACAATCCCTGAGCCACCAAATTGAACGTTACCGATCCAATCTGGCCGCCCAAAATAGGCGAAAGCGCTGCCCGATAGGCCGCACACCACGACCCCAAGCGACAACACCCAACACAGTCTGCGCAACATGGCTGACCTCCTCCAGGAATCAAGAACCGTTGACGACTGCCAACTTCCTCTAACGCCGATTCACCCATTCAAATCGGAAGCAACGGGTAAGCAAACGCACCGCCCCAGTTCCGACCGCCTCGATCCGAAGGAGCAAGCGCCCGTTACCGCGAGTGCCCTCCCGACTTCCGCCGTGCCGACTCGAAACCCGTTGCGAAAAAACCGTGTCGGCACAATCACTGGCCTTATCTTAATCACCCGAATTCAAAAATCAACTCCGGACCGTGCAAATTTGGCGGGTATTATGTCCTATTCGGTCAGATAAAAGTGGGGGTCTCGGTAACTGTCCGGGACGGGAAAGCCTACCGACTCATCCCCACATTTTGTGAGGATCCGCGAGAGGCCAAGGTCTTGCAGGGGCAATTCTTGAATCGCCCCCATCGGTCATCGTTGTGCGATCTGGGCCCAGGGCAGGGCGGTGAAGGCTAAAGCCTTCACCAAAAAGCGGCGATGAATCGCCGCACTCCATAAATCGCCGCACTCCATGGAGTGCGGGGCTTTAGCCCCGCTTTCGGCGCGGGACTTCAGTCCCCGCGGAAAGGCAATGGATTGTCCAACGTCGAAAAGCGGACGTGACAAGCACATCCCTCCGAGTATGCGGACCTGACGAGCGGGTCCCTCCGAAAAGTCGGAGGGGCACGCTTGTCGTGCCCGGTGAAGGGGGATGGGTCATCGATCGGTGTTGATCGGACCCGACAAGCGGGTCCCTCCATGTGCGGCAGCGGCAATTCATGAATGGCCCCTACCGAAATCGGAGCCACTTGGCCGTGCTACCATGCGTTGCAGGCACGATTCATGGATCACCCCTACCTTAGCCTAAGTGCGCCACGGGGTGGAAGCTGCCTCTCAGGGCCGCTTCCTAACACCAAACGGGTCACCGCCAGACGGTGCCGATGTGGGATACCCAATCGAGCGGCGGCGCGATAAATTGAGCGTTTTCGGGGCCAATCTTCAGAACCCGCACGGGCGCCTGATTTTTCTGGATTCTTTCCGATTTCCGCAATTTCCGGTCTTAACCAGCCATGGATGACATTTTGCAACAACTCAGGCAGGACCTCGATGCCGCTCAGGACTCCAAACAACTGGAGCAGGTGCGCATCAAGTATCTTGGGCGAAAGGGTTTGATCACGACCCTCGCCAAAAGCACCGACTTCAGCCGTCTATCGCCCGAGGAAAAGCGGAGCTTCGGCCAGCGGTTGAACACCCTCAAGTCGGAGGCCGAGCGCCTCCTCGCGGAAGCCGCAGCGCGGATCCAGGCTTTGGAGAAAGACCGCGTGCGGCGGATCGCCGGCCTGGACCTATCGCTCCCCTCGATCGACCGCCGCATGGGAAGCATCCACCCCATCGCACTTGTTCAGATGGAACTGGAAGAGATTTTTCAGGGGATGGGCTTCCGCGTCCTCACGGGATACGAAGTGGAGCTGGAATATTACAACTTCGACGCCCTCAATATCCCGCCGGATCATCCCGCGCGCGATATGCAGGATACGTTCTGGCTGGAAAATGGAATGCTCCTGCGGACACACACATCCGCCAATCAGGTCCGCGCGCTGGAAACCTATGGCGTGCCCCTGCGGGCGATCTTTCCTGGGCGGTGCTTTCGTAACGAGGCCATTGACGCCAGTCACGAGAATACTTTCTACCAACTCGAAGGCCTGCTCGTGGATCGCGATATTTCCGTCGCCCATCTCATCGCCGTGATGAAGACCCTGTTAAGCCAGGTGTTCCGGCGAGAGGTGACGGTTCGCCTTCGGCCCGGATTTTTCCCGTTCGTGGAACCGGGCTTTGAACTCGACGTGCAGTGCCTCATTTGTGGAGGAAAAGGGTGCTCCACGTGCAAACAAACTGGCTGGATCGAGTTGATCCCCTGCGGGTTGGTCCATCCCAAGGTCCTGGAATATGGCCGCGTTGATCCTCAGGTTTACAGTGGCTTTGCCTTTGGCATGGGGTTGACGCGTCTGGCCATGATGAAATACGGCATTCCCGATATCCGGTTGTTCAACTCCGGCGATATTCGGTTTTACGAGCAATTTCCGGCCGCATTTTGAGCACGTGATCCGCGGCGATGCCAGAACGGGTTCCCGTGCAAGCCCATCGTGTGAGAAAACCAAGCAAGGGAGCCGGTACCGTCGTGGGGTAAGGTTTTTGGCAGGTTAACACGTGTTGAGAACACATTTCCGAGAAAGACGGAGCAAGCCGTGAAGATCTCCCTGGATTGGATCAGCGATTTCGTTGATATCGGCGATATCCCCGCCGAAAAGCTCGCCGATCGTTTGACCATGTGCACCGCCGAGGTGGAAGATGTCCAGGAAATCAAGCGGTACGTGGACGGGGTTTTGATCGGGGAAGTCGTTTCCTGCACCGAATTGCCCGAGACAAGGGGCCTGAAACTCGTCCAGGTGCAGTGTGGAGATCGGCGCTATCAAACGGTGTGTGGGGCACCCAACGTCCGCACGGGAATGAAGGCCCCTTTCGCACCGGAAGGAACCAGGCTGGCTGGGGGAGTGGTTATTTCGCTCGAGGAGATTTATCGATTTCGCAGTGAAGGCGTGCTGTGCTCCCCCGCTGAACTGGGCATGAGCCGCTGGCACGAAGGGTTGCTGGAATGCCCCGACCATCTCCCGAGTGGGACGCCACTCAGCCAGTGGATTCCACCCAAGGATGTGCTCATCGAAATTGACAATAAGAGCCTGACCCATCGGCCAGACCTGTGGGGCCATTACGGCTTTGCCCGGGAAATCGCGGCCATTTTTCGGCGTCCCCTGCGACCACTGCCGGTGGTTGATCTTTCCCGCTATGACGACCTTCCCGCGTATCCGCTCACCATTGACGACCTGGAGAATTGCCCTTGTTATGCCTGTCTGGAGTTGAAAATCCGTGCGGCCGTGCCGTCACCCCTTGTCATTCAACGGCGGCTTCACGCCCTCGGCCAGAGGACGTTCAACCTCATGGTGGACCTGACGAACTACATCATGTGGGAACTAGGTCAGCCCACTCACGCCTTTGATGGAGACAAGGTCCACGCGATTCGGGTCGCGCCACTTGGAAGACCGGGCACCTTCGTCACCCTGGATGGCCAGGAGCGTCAGCTTTTGCCGGATGATCTCCTCATTTGGAATGAGAAGGAACCGGTGGCGTTGGCGGGAATCATGGGGGGATTGGAAAGCGAAGTGACCGCCAGTACGACGAAAGTGCTCCTGGAAAGCGCGAACTTCAAGGCCTCGCGCATTCGGCGGACATCGGTTCGCCTGGACTTGCGGACCGAAGCGGCGCAACGCTTCGAGAAAGGCCAGCCCCCCGTCAATGTCAAAGTGGGGACCGCCCGGCTTCTAAAGTGCCTGGAAGAATCCGGCGAGCCGTTCGAGGTCACTTCGCGCTTCACGGTGGCGGGTGATCTCAAGGAGCATCCTCGACCACTGGCCATCCCCTGGCAAACCGTGGACACCATGGCCGGGCAAACCATCCCCCGTGAGGAAGCCGTCCGCATTCTCGAGGACCTCGGTTTTGTCGCCAAATCGGAAGGTGACATACTGCAAGTGGGTCTACCGCCGCACCGCAGCGAAAAAGATCTCTCCATTCCCGCAGACGTGGTGGAGGAAATCCTTCGCATCTACGGCTACGACCGGATTGTGCCGCGATTGCCGGAAGGCCCGATGGCAGCCCTGCCCGTCAACGAAAGTTTGAGAAAAGAGCACAAAGCCCGGAAAATCCTGGCCGGGGCTCACCAGTTCATCGAAGTCCAGAACTACATCTGGATGGACGATGTCTGGCTGAATGAAATCGGTTTTGCACCGGCGGAAACGCTCACTCTCAAGAATCCGCCGTCGGCGACGTGCCGCCGGCTGCGTACAATGCTCATGCCCAATCTACTGGCGCTGGTCCGACCGAATCGCTCCCATCGCGATGCCTTCCGCATTTTCGAGATCGGACGCGTGTTCTTCCCCGATAGTCCAGGGGGCTGTCGCGAGCGGACGCATCTGGCGGGCATCAGTTTTCGGCAGGGGGCACGAGGAGATCTTGAAGAACACTACCGGAGTATTCGCGGGGCTTTGGAAGATCTGAGTGCCGGCCTGTCGGAAGCTCCGTGGCGTTTCGTCCCCGGTCGGGAATCTCCGCTCCCCTGGCAGGTGCCGGGATATTGGTGTGAAATTCGGGCGGGAGAGAGCACGCTGGGAAGCGTTGGTGTGCTGGACCCCGTCCTGGCACGAACGGTGGCCCTGGAAGGACAGGTGGTCTGGTTCGAGATCGACCTGGATGCAGTGGTCGGCCCTGTTTACCCCGCCGTACGTTATAAGGCCCTGCCCATCTATCCACGGTCATGGCAGGATTTTTCCCTGCTGTGGGACATGACTCGGGGCTTTGACAGCCTTGAGACAGTGCTCGATGGATTCACCCACCCACTCGTCAGCGAGCGGGAATTCCTCTACGTCTACAAGGGGAAAGGATTGCCCCCAGGACAGGCCAGCTACACCTTCCGTTACTGGTTGGCGGCCCCCGATCACACCCTGAGCGGCGAAGAGATCGAGGGATTTCGCCAGGCGTTTCTGGCTTTCCTCCAGCAGGCGGGCATTTCCCTGCGGTGAGTCTTTCACCGGTAGGTTCCCTTGTCCAAGGACTTTGTTTGCCAGGGCTACAATGAAGAGAGAAGGTGCCATCCGGTTCGGTACCCGAGGTCTATCCATTGGCGATTCTGAAAGCACTTCTTCTGTGAAAGTAGCGACCTTGGTCTTATGATGCCTGCAGCGGAAACGAAGATTCGCTTCATTGACCGGCTGGAACAAGCGGTCCGGCGACGGGGAACACCCGCTTTGGTCGGGATCGATCCTCATTTGGACCTTCTTCCGCCCAATATTCTGCCGGCCGAAGGTCCTCAGCGACGGCTGCTGCCCAGGCAGCGCCTGGCCGTGGCGGTGCGAGAATTTTGCGCGGGCGTGCTGGATGTGATCGGCTCAATGGTGCCGATCGTCAAGTTTCAGATGGCGTTTTTTGAGCAACTCGGGCCGGAGGGGATGTCCGCTCTTGCTGAACTGGTGGGACACGCTCGGAGGTACGGCCTGCTCGTGATTCTGGACGGTAAACGGGGCGATATCGGGAGCACTGCCGTCGCCTACGCAGAGGGGATGCTGGGTCCAGCTCCTGTTAGCTCCTGGGGCGGTGACGCGGTGACGGTCAGCCCCTACCTCGGGGAAGATAGCCTCCAACCCTTTATCGAGACGGCAGTCGCCCGGCAGGGCGGCGTGTTCGTGCTGGTGAAGACATCCAACCCTGGGAGTGGACTATTCCAGGACCTCATTGCCGAAGGCATGCCGCTTTATCGTCACGTGGCTGCCTGGGTCGAGCAGCAGGCCGTTCGCACCAAGGGACGCTGCGGTTATGGGGACGTTGGCGGGGTTGTGGGGGCCACTTTCCATGAGCAGCTCGCGGAACTCCGGCAGGTGATGCCGCACACCTGGTTCCTTGTTCCCGGTTATGGGACCCAGGGAGGCACCGCAAGGGATGTCGCGCCAGCGTTCGATCCCACCGGTCTGGGGGCTATAGTCAATAACTCACGAGGCATCCTCTTCGCGTACCGACGCCGGGAGTTCGAGCGATTCGGCCCCACCCGGTGGCAGGAGGCCATCGAAGCCGCCACCCGGGAAATGATCGATCAACTCCGCACAGACACCCCTGCCGGTCGACTGACCAGTCGATAAACAGTCGCACACAACCACCTACGGGGGAAAACCCATCCGGAGGAGTGCCGCGGACGCCTGAATAGACGGGGGATTACGAGGGCGTCTCGATGGCTTTTGGTTCCCACTGGAGGATTTCTAACTGGCCGTGCCGCATTTCCGCCTTCCATAGATCTCCCAGTGGGGCATGTGTGATCAAGCGCTTGATGATGCTCGCCATCGGTTCTGCCACGACCAATCCGATGGTCTCCCCCTGGTGCCGCCGATGAAGCCGCCGCAACCAATCCATGACGCGTGTCTCGGCCTCCTCGATCGTTTCGCCCTCCGGTGGGCAGATGCAGTCCGGGATTTCCTGCCACTGTCGGTAAATCTTTGGTTGCCGGGTGCGAATTTCCTCGATCTTCATTCCCTGCCACAGTCCGTAGTCCAGGTTCCGCAGGGCGTCGATCTCCCGGGAACGCACATTCAACGCTCGGGAAATCGCCTCCGCTGTCTCAACCGCTGGCCGACAGGGAGCGTAATACAGGGCGTCCAAACGAATGCTGCCACTCCGCAACGACTCCACCTCCTTGTTGACTTCCTGGAAGCCCTGGGTGTTGAGGGGGATGTCCAACTGCCCCCGGACTCGTCCTTGAACGTCGTAATCAGTGGCACCCGGACGAATCAACACTATTTTGATCATAATGCAACCTTACTCTGATGATCCTTCACCAAGGCCGCCAGTTCCCGATACCGCTGGGAGTAATTGTCATGCCCCAGCAATCCTGTGCCCACGATGAACATCGTGGCACCGGCCTCGGCGCACTGACCGATTGTCTGTCCGTTCACGCCTCCGTCCACGGAAATCATCAAACCGTCTGGAGCCAGTTGGCGCAGTCGGCGAATCTTGGGGAGAACTTCCGGGCGGAAGCTCTGGCCCCCAAAACCCGGCATAACGCTCATCACCAGCACCAGCTCGCAATCGTTCAAATAAGGGATAACCGCTTCGACCGGAGTCGGCGGATTAAGCGATACACCCGCACACGCCCCGGTCCGATGAATCATTTCAAACAACGGTCGGGGATCGGGAGCCACCTCAATGTGGACGGTCAAATAGTCGGCACCTGCTTCCCGAAAGCGTTCAATATGTGCTTCAGGATTGGAAATCATCAAGTGGACGTCCAGTATCAACCGGGTGGCCTTCCGAACCGCCTGGACGATGGGGATTCCGAAGCTCAAGTTGGGCACAAAGTGCCCGTCCATAATGTCCAGGTGCAAAAAGCGTGCCCCCGCGGCCTCCAGACGTTCGATTTCCCGGGCCAGATACCGGAAATCAGCCGCCAAAAGCGACGGCCCAATCATCACGTGCCCAGCCTGATATTCCTCAAAAAGCGGCGAACGAGCAATCATCGATCCATGCCGCCCCCGGCCCTGAAAAGTTTGATCTTTTTGATCCGGTTGAACCCAGTCCATATAATCCCGTCATTTTCCTTAATCCATCCCCGTTTTCAATCCTCCATTTGGTGGGATCACCAGCATGCAGGCCGACTGGGGTGAGATTGTCTTTCTCGATCTCTATGCAGAATGCCTTATTTTCCCAGTTTAACAAAGCTCGCGCTGTTTAAACCACCAGATTTCTTCTCGCGATATCGCCAACCTAAGGTCTCAACGGGAACGGGCGAGCTCTGATTTCGCTTTCGAGTCAAATTCCATTTCCTCAGCAACTCTTTCCGAGCAGCTCAAGCCCGTCGTTAGCGATTGCTCTTCCACATCGTATGTTCTTCCCGCGATGCCCTCGCGCCAGCGGCGGCGGGCCTCCTCGGCCAGTTTTTGCCCCCACGGGGTAGGATACACTCCCGTAATGCACGCCCGGCAGAGATCGTTGGCATCAATCCCAATCGCCCGCGCTACCGCCTCCACCGGCAGGTAGCGGAGCGAATCGGCCCCCAGATCCCGGGCCATCTGCGCCTGAATTTCCTCCGTTATTTCCCCGTTTTTCAGATACCTGGGGGCAAAAAGCTCGCCCATCGAAGACATGTCGATCCCGTAAAAGCAGGGGGAAACAATCGGTGGACAGGCCACGCGGACATGAATTTCCGCCGGTTTCCCCAGCTCCCGCATGCGATGGATGAGAACCCGCATCGTCGTCGAGCGAACGATGGAGTCCTCCACGAGAAGAACCCGTTTCCCCTCCAGGACTTCGCGCAACGGAGTGTATTTCGCCCGGGCCTTGGCATCTCGGTTGAGATTGCTTTCGATAAACGTCCGTCCCGTGTAACGGTTGCGGATAAGCCCCTCCAGGCAGGGCACCCGCAGGGCATACGCCATGGCGTCGGCGGCGGCCTTGCTGGTATCAGGCACAGGGACGACGATCGTCTTCCCGTCATCGACGGGCACCGTTTCCAGCCGGGCTAACTCTTCGCCCAGGGCCTTGCGAGCCAGGTACACGCTCCGGCCATCGAGTGTGCTGGCCACGTTGGAAAAATAAATCCACTCGAAGAAACAGTGGGCACGATGGGGCGCCGTGGCGAACTGCACAAAGCGGATCCCTTTTTCTGAGACGATGATGGCCTGACCGGGAGCCACCGGTTTGATCATTTCCGGAGCAAACCCCAGGTTCAAGAGGGCCACGCTTTCGCTGGCCGCGGCGAAGAGCGATCCATCGCAGGCCCAACTCAGGGGCTTAAACCCCAGCGGGTCCCGCACCACCATGAGTTCCCCAAGGGCATTGAGAAACACCATGCTGTAGGCGCCATCGAACTCCCGGGGAAATGCCCGACACACGTCCGCGAGGTCCGGAGCGGGGTTCGGATTCAGCTCCCGACACAGGACGTGCATGATCACTTCGGTGTCTGTGTTCCGGACCAGATGGTTGTCCTCGTCGCGGAGCAGTCGTTCGCGGAGTTCGGGGAAATTTGCGATTTGACCGTTAAAGGCAAAACTGAACCACTTGTGTTTGCGGATGTGATGACGCTCGAACGGCTGGGCATAGCTGGGGTCGTCCTTGCCGCACGTTGCATAACGGACATGCCCGATCGCCGCCCGGCCCGCAAAGTTTTTCATCAATTCCTCGAACCGATCGCGCTGGGAAAGGGCAAACACCTCCGCCACTGTTCCCACGTTTTTGTAGGTGAGTAGCAAATGCGAATGCCGGTCGTTGAACCGGGTGATCCCGGCGGCGAGCTGCCCCCGGTTCTGGATGTCCAGGAGCATGCGGGGGATCAGCGTCGGCGCAGAATCGGGGCCTCCGGGGCAAAGCGGGCTAACCGTGTCGCTGGAGAAGTGATAAACCGCGACGACTCCGCATTCTTCGGCTAAATCACGCATATGTCTTTCCCAAGAAAGAGCACCGAGGCGACTTGTCTGGCCGACGGATCATCGGAGTTTCAGCCGCCTCTGTGATTCATTCTAAGACGCCCTGCCCACGGATACAACGAGCGGGATGAATTCCGCCGCTTTCGAAAACTGATTACGTCACAGTCGCTTCCGCAACGCGCTCACCGTGGTGCACATCCAAAGCGGCGGGGGTCAAGGCCTCTCTCGCAGGAGGGATTTTCCGAAATTCTTGCATCGAAATCACAGGAAAAACGCGACGCTGGCTATCGCGTTGCCAGCATCGCCCGAATAATGTGTGACTTTTTCCGCAATGCGCTGGACAGGAAACTCGCCGTAGATAGAATGGATATCAAAAGCCGTAGGATCGCGCGATTGCCGAAGACTGGCGGGGGCGAACCGGTCGCCAGTTGGCGTGTCCCCATATTATGCGACGCTCTGTACGAGAGGAGAACGAGTCTCATCCGGAAACCTTTGAAGGAGCATTTCTTCATTACGAGGAACTTAAGCGAGGGTTTTTACAACAAAAAAACGACCCGCCACCGTTTGAGAAGTTTTCTCGGTTAGGGAAATTTACTCCCCTGGAAACCCAAGGCATCCAGGTATCTTTCGCATCCTCGATGGCGAATTTTCGTGAATCTCCCGGATATCGGTGTCTTCTGCGGTAATTTTGCCGGTTGTTATTAAACATGGGCTTCGCACGTATTAGCTTTGATAGCGTGATGGGGAATCTCTCAGACTTCTGAGCTTGGATCAGATTGCTCGCCGTTTGAAGAACATCGTTAGCCCCCTCTTTCTGGATCCCTTGCCGATAGCGGCCATACGCCTTGGTTGAACGGTGCTTTTGTCTTTCTACAACGGCAACCAGACCGCTTGGAGTGTCAACGCCGCTCGGCTCCACCCTTTCTGGAGCTACACAGAGTTGGCAAAACGGTTGCCAACCCAGGTGGCCGGGTAAATCGCCGTGATAATTAGCGAGGAAATTTGCGAAGTGGGCAAATAGTCTTTCGCATTCAGCAAAGATGCGCGATCGAGGAGAAGTCCAATGAAGCGTCCCAAGAAACTCCACAAAAAGTGTCACCCTGTGACTCACGAAACCCGCGACGTGGCGCGGATCTGGTGGGATGCCGAGGAAAATAAACTCTGCTGGTTTACCGAGAGAAACCGCACCCCGATCAAGTCCCCGGAACAGCTCCAGTGTCTGGCCGAAGGGTATTCCTGCGTTCTGGTCTCGGGTGCGACGGACCAATGGCCGGCACGCTTTGCCGCGCTACAGGGATTGGATCCAGAGCGCGTACAAATTGTGCTGGTTCCGCACCGCAGCCAGCGCGGCCGATGCTCCGCGGAACCGGATTCGGACGAGGGCAATCAGGAGAAGGTCCTCGTGCGCAGGGTGGTGGAAGGGTATGACGGTCCGCTGACCATGCTTCAGGTGGCGGTTTTCTGCCCGCAAAGTCCGCTTGATCCCGTGGCTACGTTTGCCGGAACCTGGATGGGTCAGTTCCACAAATTCTGGGACATCCCCATTACCCGGGAAACGGCGGAATTCTGGGCCCGGGTGGGTGACGTTCATTACTGGCTGGCCCCTCCGGATGCCTGTCCGCCTGA
This is a stretch of genomic DNA from Thermogutta terrifontis. It encodes these proteins:
- the pheS gene encoding phenylalanine--tRNA ligase subunit alpha is translated as MDDILQQLRQDLDAAQDSKQLEQVRIKYLGRKGLITTLAKSTDFSRLSPEEKRSFGQRLNTLKSEAERLLAEAAARIQALEKDRVRRIAGLDLSLPSIDRRMGSIHPIALVQMELEEIFQGMGFRVLTGYEVELEYYNFDALNIPPDHPARDMQDTFWLENGMLLRTHTSANQVRALETYGVPLRAIFPGRCFRNEAIDASHENTFYQLEGLLVDRDISVAHLIAVMKTLLSQVFRREVTVRLRPGFFPFVEPGFELDVQCLICGGKGCSTCKQTGWIELIPCGLVHPKVLEYGRVDPQVYSGFAFGMGLTRLAMMKYGIPDIRLFNSGDIRFYEQFPAAF
- the pyrF gene encoding orotidine-5'-phosphate decarboxylase, whose product is MMPAAETKIRFIDRLEQAVRRRGTPALVGIDPHLDLLPPNILPAEGPQRRLLPRQRLAVAVREFCAGVLDVIGSMVPIVKFQMAFFEQLGPEGMSALAELVGHARRYGLLVILDGKRGDIGSTAVAYAEGMLGPAPVSSWGGDAVTVSPYLGEDSLQPFIETAVARQGGVFVLVKTSNPGSGLFQDLIAEGMPLYRHVAAWVEQQAVRTKGRCGYGDVGGVVGATFHEQLAELRQVMPHTWFLVPGYGTQGGTARDVAPAFDPTGLGAIVNNSRGILFAYRRREFERFGPTRWQEAIEAATREMIDQLRTDTPAGRLTSR
- the rpe gene encoding ribulose-phosphate 3-epimerase codes for the protein MIARSPLFEEYQAGHVMIGPSLLAADFRYLAREIERLEAAGARFLHLDIMDGHFVPNLSFGIPIVQAVRKATRLILDVHLMISNPEAHIERFREAGADYLTVHIEVAPDPRPLFEMIHRTGACAGVSLNPPTPVEAVIPYLNDCELVLVMSVMPGFGGQSFRPEVLPKIRRLRQLAPDGLMISVDGGVNGQTIGQCAEAGATMFIVGTGLLGHDNYSQRYRELAALVKDHQSKVAL
- a CDS encoding histidine phosphatase family protein, yielding MIKIVLIRPGATDYDVQGRVRGQLDIPLNTQGFQEVNKEVESLRSGSIRLDALYYAPCRPAVETAEAISRALNVRSREIDALRNLDYGLWQGMKIEEIRTRQPKIYRQWQEIPDCICPPEGETIEEAETRVMDWLRRLHRRHQGETIGLVVAEPMASIIKRLITHAPLGDLWKAEMRHGQLEILQWEPKAIETPS
- a CDS encoding amidophosphoribosyltransferase; amino-acid sequence: MRDLAEECGVVAVYHFSSDTVSPLCPGGPDSAPTLIPRMLLDIQNRGQLAAGITRFNDRHSHLLLTYKNVGTVAEVFALSQRDRFEELMKNFAGRAAIGHVRYATCGKDDPSYAQPFERHHIRKHKWFSFAFNGQIANFPELRERLLRDEDNHLVRNTDTEVIMHVLCRELNPNPAPDLADVCRAFPREFDGAYSMVFLNALGELMVVRDPLGFKPLSWACDGSLFAAASESVALLNLGFAPEMIKPVAPGQAIIVSEKGIRFVQFATAPHRAHCFFEWIYFSNVASTLDGRSVYLARKALGEELARLETVPVDDGKTIVVPVPDTSKAAADAMAYALRVPCLEGLIRNRYTGRTFIESNLNRDAKARAKYTPLREVLEGKRVLLVEDSIVRSTTMRVLIHRMRELGKPAEIHVRVACPPIVSPCFYGIDMSSMGELFAPRYLKNGEITEEIQAQMARDLGADSLRYLPVEAVARAIGIDANDLCRACITGVYPTPWGQKLAEEARRRWREGIAGRTYDVEEQSLTTGLSCSERVAEEMEFDSKAKSELARSR
- a CDS encoding PEP-CTERM sorting domain-containing protein, with protein sequence MLRRLCWVLSLGVVVCGLSGSAFAYFGRPDWIGNVQFGGSGIVGSNSKLVWTELDLDGNNEADVFLALMAHGRYGQSPVYAVAPGIYYVETGKYGGTGYDKDYAKWNFGFYVAAPNVNQYLGVKLFYDFDPGENTGTLNYAWLIANFSQILDGDDDGNSNTPNGEGQDDQVAGEVENSWNLAMNFLSIPQSSTNPPGGVVINQTDISFDPNKNGEYTFKLAVYPMTSLNLNPDTWGDPSGAIVMQVNAVPEPATLVGLASLGATGLGAVVLRRRKKA
- the pheT gene encoding phenylalanine--tRNA ligase subunit beta — protein: MKISLDWISDFVDIGDIPAEKLADRLTMCTAEVEDVQEIKRYVDGVLIGEVVSCTELPETRGLKLVQVQCGDRRYQTVCGAPNVRTGMKAPFAPEGTRLAGGVVISLEEIYRFRSEGVLCSPAELGMSRWHEGLLECPDHLPSGTPLSQWIPPKDVLIEIDNKSLTHRPDLWGHYGFAREIAAIFRRPLRPLPVVDLSRYDDLPAYPLTIDDLENCPCYACLELKIRAAVPSPLVIQRRLHALGQRTFNLMVDLTNYIMWELGQPTHAFDGDKVHAIRVAPLGRPGTFVTLDGQERQLLPDDLLIWNEKEPVALAGIMGGLESEVTASTTKVLLESANFKASRIRRTSVRLDLRTEAAQRFEKGQPPVNVKVGTARLLKCLEESGEPFEVTSRFTVAGDLKEHPRPLAIPWQTVDTMAGQTIPREEAVRILEDLGFVAKSEGDILQVGLPPHRSEKDLSIPADVVEEILRIYGYDRIVPRLPEGPMAALPVNESLRKEHKARKILAGAHQFIEVQNYIWMDDVWLNEIGFAPAETLTLKNPPSATCRRLRTMLMPNLLALVRPNRSHRDAFRIFEIGRVFFPDSPGGCRERTHLAGISFRQGARGDLEEHYRSIRGALEDLSAGLSEAPWRFVPGRESPLPWQVPGYWCEIRAGESTLGSVGVLDPVLARTVALEGQVVWFEIDLDAVVGPVYPAVRYKALPIYPRSWQDFSLLWDMTRGFDSLETVLDGFTHPLVSEREFLYVYKGKGLPPGQASYTFRYWLAAPDHTLSGEEIEGFRQAFLAFLQQAGISLR